Proteins co-encoded in one Brassica oleracea var. oleracea cultivar TO1000 chromosome C4, BOL, whole genome shotgun sequence genomic window:
- the LOC106338329 gene encoding uncharacterized mitochondrial protein AtMg00810-like yields MEQHHKLALDKSSFLQDAEQYRRLVGRLIYLSITRPDISYPVHILAQFMKAPRELQWEAAMRVVRYLKRTAGQGILLSSQADFKLSVFCDADWAACPVTRRSLSAYVALVGGSPVSWKTKKQKLVSHSSAEAEYRSMAQATREIKWLRGLLSDLGVKQSKSSELYCDSKSVIYIAANPVFHERTKHIESDCHQVRDAIQAGILKTVHV; encoded by the coding sequence ATGGAGCAACACCATAAACTGGCCTTGGATAAGAGTTCGTTCCTTCAGGACGCTGAGCAGTATCGGAGACTAGTAGGGCGTTTGATCTACTTGTCTATAACGAGACCTGACATATCATATCCAGTACACATACTTGCACAATTCATGAAAGCACCAAGAGAGTTGCAATGGGAAGCTGCAATGCGTGTAGTTCGATATCTTAAAAGAACTGCAGGACAGGGCATTTTGCTTAGTTCACAAGCTGATTTCAAACTATCAGTGTTCTGCGATGCAGACTGGGCAGCATGTCCAGTGACCAGGAGATCATTAAGCGCGTATGTGGCTCTAGTTGGTGGCTCACCGGTGTCGTGGAAGACAAAGAAGCAGAAACTAGTGTCACACTCTTCAGCTGAAGCTGAATACCGGTCCATGGCGCAGGCAACAAGAGAAATAAAATGGCTGCGGGGATTGTTAAGTGACTTGGGAGTGAAGCAATCGAAGTCGTCTGAGTTATATTGTGACAGTAAGTCCGTTATTTACATAGCAGCCAATCCGGTCTTCCACGAGAGGACAAAACATATCGAATCAGACTGTCATCAAGTGAGAGATGCGATACAAGCCGGGATACTCAAGACTGTACATGTTTGA
- the LOC106342274 gene encoding phospholipid-transporting ATPase 3-like, whose protein sequence is MYFFYKNLTFTLTQFWFTFRTGFSGQRFYDDWFQSLYNVFFTALPVIVLGLFEKDVSASLSKRYPELYREGIRNSFFKWRVVAVWATSAVYQSLVCYLFVTTSSFGAINSSGKIFGLWDVSTLVFTCLVIAVNVRILLMSNSITRWHYITVGGSILAWLVFAFVYCGITTSRDRNENVYFVIYVLMSTFYFYFTLLLVPAVSLLGDFIYQGVERWFFPYDYQIVQEIHRHESDATKADHLEIENELTPQEARSYAISQLPRELSKHTGFAFDSPGYESFFASQLGVYAPQKAWDVARRASMRSRPKVPKK, encoded by the exons ATGTATTTCTTCTACAAGAATCTTACCTTCACTTTGACTCAGTTTTGGTTTACATTTCGAACTGGATTTTCTGGTCAAAGGTTCTACGATGATTGGTTCCAGTCATTGTATAACGTTTTTTTCACTGCTCTTCCTGTCATTGTCCTTGGGCTGTTTGAGAAG GATGTGAGTGCGTCCCTTTCGAAGAGATACCCAGAACTGTATAGGGAGGGAATACGTAACTCATTTTTCAAATGGAGAGTCGTAGCAGTATGGGCTACTTCTGCTGTGTATCAGTCTCTCGTCTGCTATCTCTTCGTGACCACCTCTTCTTTTGGCGCTATAAATTCATCAGGCAAAATATTTGGTCTCTGGGATGTTAGCACATTGGTTTTCACATGTCTGGTGATTGCTGTGAACGTGCGCATTCTTTTGATGAGCAATTCCATTACAAGATGGCATTATATCACAGTTGGTGGGAGCATTCTTGCGTGGCTTGTTTTTGCTTTCGTATACTGTGGGATTACGACATCACGTGATAGAAAT GAAAATGTCTACTTTGTCATATATGTCCTGATGAGTACATTCTATTTCTACTTCACATTGCTGCTTGTTCCCGCTGTCTCCCTTCTAGGAGATTTCATCTACCAAGG GGTTGAGAGATGGTTCTTCCCGTATGATTATCAGATCGTTCAAGAAATTCATAGGCACGAGTCCGATGCAACCAAAGCGGATCACCTGGAGATAGAGAACGAGCTCACACCTCAAGAAGCGAGAAGCTATGCGATATCCCAATTGCCACGGGAGCTCTCAAAGCACACTGGGTTTGCATTTGATTCACCAGGTTATGAATCTTTCTTTGCGTCCCAGTTAGGTGTATACGCGCCACAGAAGGCGTGGGATGTGGCAAGGAGAGCCAGTATGAGGTCACGGCCTAAAGTACCAAAGAAGTAG